The sequence TAAACGTTGAACATCATCAACATCGCACTACTGTAGACAACTCCAGTGCATACAAGCACATGCTCAGCTTGGGGCCTGAGTTTTACTTCAAAGGACCACAGAGGCACATCCTATTCAATTTGTATAAGGCGCAAGGAGCCTTCGAGCATAACCTAAAATCATTTACTCAATATTTCTTTCCGATTCTCATGGACGTAGGATTGAGTATTTCGCTTTTGCTGTATTATTCTAACTCTTTGTTCGCATTTCGTTCCTAACTTGCTATTCCGCGTATCCATCTTCACGATAAATATTCGGAGAAGAGACGGCAAGGGATTAAATAGTTCAGATAGGCTGAAAACATATTGATTTTGTGACTAGTGAAACTTTCAGAACTATTTCAATGTAAAATACTTCCAAAAGGACAAGAGGAATTGAAAAGTATCAGAAATCGATATAAGTCTACTATGACAAGAATTATACGGTTCAGATAGTTAGGAGTGTTGAATACTGTCCAAAGATTGATCTTGGTACTGGCCTAACATTCAACATGATGCTTGCTGCCTACTATACGCAATTGGGACTATTGACTACTGGAGATATCATGATGATCAACCCTCATGCTCCAGTTCTTAGGCCCGCTCTTCATTTGGGCTCCATGTACCGATCGTTTGAGGAAACCTTATAGATATCAAAAGATAACCTCGATGATGCTTACTCCGTCATCGGTCCCCTAAGGAACAGGGGAAATTGACGAAATATAGGGAAAAATTGCATTTAAAGATGTTTCCTTTAGGTATATCAACGAGTCGAATAACATTCTCCAAAAGTTGAACTTTACAGTCAATCCGAATAAATTCGTCGCTATTGTCGGCAAGAGCGGAATCGGCAAGACCACAATCCTTAATCTCATCTTCAGGCTATACGATCCACGTGAGGCATCGTATAATTGGACGGTAGAAACTTGAAATAGCTTAAATTCGACTTTAGAAGCAGATGACCTTCGTCTCTCAGCATCCGTATCTGTTCAACGGGACTGTTATGAGCAATTTGAAGTTTGGAAACCCGAATTGCACGGATGAGGAAGTGATTGAGCTGACCAAGTTGCTTCATTTGCATGATATCATTGAAAAATTGCCGAATAAGTACAATGAGAATGTGGGAGAGAAGGGAAATATTTTCTCGGGAGGATAGAAGCAGAGAATTTCATTGATCAGAGCCTTGATCAAAAAGACAAAGATCATTCTCTTGGATGAGCCTACCTCGTCAGTTGATAAGGAAACTGAGCAGATAATCGGCAGATTGTTATCTGAGCTGAAAGATACAACAAGGATCATCATTACGCATCGTGAAGGAATCTTGCATTTTTGCGATGAAGTCATTAGAATCTAATGAAGCATGACCACATTGCAAGCCTCATTGATTGGCATAATCAAATTATTAATCAATAATGCAATCACATGTCATCTCATTCTTctgtaaataaaaattatgtcCTCGAATATTTATCCAATAactttcataaatattttagcCTCTTTAAAGTCTCTAATCATTAAATCCAATCATCAATCCATCAATCTACCATCCAAAGACGTTATTCCCACCCAAATAACGCAAGATAATCCTATcttactattttttctttttctagaattttctactttttctaaACTAGCAAAAGCAATTGATTTTGTATATATGTTTGGTTGGGATGATCACTTATCTCCATCTTCCTCGAGCTCTGAGGTCCAGAGGGTCAGGTTGTCTCTGATGAGCTGCATGATGGTGGTGGCATCCTTGTACTGGTCCTCCTCGATCTGGTCAATGTCGGCAATGGCGTCATCGAAGGCTTGCTTGGCCAGCTGGCAGGCTTTGCTGGGGTCGTTCTTGACCTCATAGTGGAAGACGGAGTAGTTGAGGGCGAGGCCGAGTCTGATGGGGTGGGTGGTCTTGAGATCCTTCTCAGCGAGCTCAGTGGCAGCCTTGTAGGCCTCATGGGCGTTGTCTCCAGCCTTGTTGTGGTCGGCACCTGAGGTGTACTCAGAGATGTATCTGAAGTAATCTCCCTTCATCTTGTAGTAGAAGACCTTGGCTTCGGCGTTGGAGGCCTTGACGATGAGCTGGTTGTCAATGAGGTTGAGGATCTCATTGCAGTATTTGTTGAGCTCACCTTCGATCTTGGACTTGTATCCTCTGAGGAGTCCGAGGTTCTTGGATCCCTTctgttcttccttcttctcaatGGATGAGAGGGCTCTCCATGCGGTTCTTCTGGATCCGATGGTGTTCTTGTAGGCAACGGATAGAAGGTTGCGTTCCTCAACAGTGAGGTCGGCGTTGGCAGCGACGACCTTGTTCATGGCGTCGAGCATGTCTTCAAACCTTTCGGTTTGCTCGGTGATCTTGGCCATATAGAGGTGCTCCTCACGGGTGTTGGCTGTCATTCTATTCTGTGAttttaaattaaatgaaaaatctcaacaaaattttcaaatataaatctGCATTTGCAAAATATCTTTGTGTCGTGCCTTCcatatagaaaaaataaaaatatagaattttttatttcctttcctcTATTGCAGCCAGAATCATAAAAGTTAAAGTTTGGGACTTTGAAGAATGGTTAGgtaggggttggggttggggttggttg comes from Nymphaea colorata isolate Beijing-Zhang1983 unplaced genomic scaffold, ASM883128v2 scaffold0639, whole genome shotgun sequence and encodes:
- the LOC116245319 gene encoding 14-3-3-like protein GF14 epsilon; the encoded protein is MTANTREEHLYMAKITEQTERFEDMLDAMNKVVAANADLTVEERNLLSVAYKNTIGSRRTAWRALSSIEKKEEQKGSKNLGLLRGYKSKIEGELNKYCNEILNLIDNQLIVKASNAEAKVFYYKMKGDYFRYISEYTSGADHNKAGDNAHEAYKAATELAEKDLKTTHPIRLGLALNYSVFHYEVKNDPSKACQLAKQAFDDAIADIDQIEEDQYKDATTIMQLIRDNLTLWTSELEEDGDK